The following proteins come from a genomic window of Pseudomonas sp. WJP1:
- a CDS encoding multicopper oxidase domain-containing protein — protein sequence MDTKARYPFKWFGLLTPLSVALTISLSTGTLRASPIDDERQPEPTDPSAYYDEPEDRVGALNAILTMPEANEDSFDLPDGVKGSRDTERLENVLPPAAQTSFNYPTNGKPSPLFGAQPFTQQLLLFEEFGPEKLDPTTPAAPLPFPAAAIGPLPAQDPNSAARSAPPGPALDTFLRQPGLTPFPSQYANEVDRNPWQAQIEYFLNRHIGSSAEGRPPGKGWSHQRWNEFYPQNAYKTVQTGARINGGLRDARQMHGYALGEFGPGGLYHNVAGVPATDGTAKGVDPRFHPAMPVQNHNSVWTFDGTLPPKLLMVRYGQPLLMRHYNGLPIDPSANMGFGLHTISTHEHNGHAPAESDGYANAFFFPGQYYDYRWPIQLAGYDSINTDAHDPRAAFPCSPGETLWTNDMSPGRKTCENGTIKIRGDWRETMSTHWFHDHMLDFTAQNVYKGNAAMMNYYSALDRGNESVNDGVNLRFPSGSALPWGNRDYDVNLVFADKAWDGNGQLWFNPFNTDGFLGDQVLVNWQWKPTLDVRARSYRFRMLNGSVSRYFKLALVREIKGTSGEFQGPKGSGVSYARVPFHMIANDGNIMEHSVPFDGTMDLDADGDKQNHNAILPTQGIAERFDIIVNFAKNGIKPGDKLFFVNLLVHDDGKGPKEPVSLADALSENYKAVIKQTSKGPMWDKGDPAVGKVLQLNVKPYTGQDLAMDPAAYEPAKPGKAEGLVMIPLKIHRDNAADKALLAKARHRTFTFGRSDGTDEAPWTVKTDGGFGFHMDPRRLNSSTQLASGPTDAGGAGYGTLEVWNIKAGGTGWSHPVHVHFEEGIILSRGGKAPPEWEKWARKDVYRIGSEKDGLDSVEMAINFREFAGTYMEHCHNTQHEDNSMLLRWDIEKPGQFQLMPTPLPSWDGVRYVNSAALPTFRTGDGFGPKVTVKQ from the coding sequence ATGGACACAAAAGCGCGGTATCCCTTCAAATGGTTTGGTCTGTTGACGCCATTGAGCGTCGCCTTGACGATTTCACTCAGCACAGGGACCTTGCGCGCCAGCCCCATAGACGATGAGCGACAGCCGGAACCGACTGATCCTTCTGCCTATTACGATGAGCCTGAAGACCGGGTGGGGGCACTGAACGCCATCCTGACCATGCCCGAGGCCAACGAGGACTCCTTCGACTTGCCCGACGGGGTCAAGGGTTCACGCGATACCGAACGGTTGGAAAACGTCCTGCCGCCTGCCGCGCAAACCAGTTTCAACTACCCCACCAATGGCAAGCCGAGCCCGTTGTTTGGCGCCCAGCCGTTCACCCAGCAATTGCTGCTGTTCGAAGAGTTCGGCCCGGAAAAGCTCGACCCGACCACCCCGGCGGCACCCTTGCCGTTTCCCGCGGCGGCCATTGGCCCGTTACCGGCACAAGACCCCAACAGTGCGGCCCGCAGCGCACCACCGGGACCTGCGCTCGATACCTTCCTGCGCCAACCGGGGCTGACCCCGTTCCCCAGCCAGTACGCCAACGAAGTGGATCGCAACCCGTGGCAGGCGCAGATCGAGTACTTTCTCAACCGTCATATCGGCTCGTCGGCCGAAGGCCGTCCGCCAGGAAAGGGCTGGTCCCATCAGCGCTGGAACGAGTTCTATCCGCAAAACGCCTACAAAACCGTGCAGACCGGGGCGCGGATCAACGGTGGCTTGCGTGACGCCCGGCAGATGCACGGCTATGCCTTGGGCGAGTTCGGCCCCGGTGGCCTGTATCACAACGTTGCCGGTGTACCGGCCACGGACGGTACGGCCAAGGGCGTCGACCCGCGCTTTCACCCGGCGATGCCGGTACAGAACCACAACTCGGTCTGGACGTTCGACGGCACGCTGCCGCCCAAACTGTTGATGGTGCGCTACGGCCAACCGCTGCTGATGCGCCACTACAACGGCTTGCCGATCGATCCGTCGGCCAACATGGGCTTTGGCCTGCACACCATCAGTACCCACGAACACAACGGCCACGCGCCCGCGGAAAGCGACGGTTATGCCAACGCGTTTTTCTTCCCCGGGCAGTACTACGACTATCGCTGGCCGATCCAGCTGGCCGGCTACGACAGCATCAATACCGACGCCCATGATCCGCGCGCGGCGTTCCCTTGCTCGCCGGGCGAAACCCTGTGGACCAATGACATGAGCCCGGGTCGCAAGACCTGCGAGAACGGCACGATCAAGATCCGCGGCGACTGGCGCGAAACCATGAGCACCCACTGGTTCCACGACCACATGCTGGATTTCACCGCGCAGAATGTCTACAAGGGCAACGCGGCGATGATGAACTACTACAGCGCCCTGGACCGTGGCAACGAGTCGGTGAACGACGGCGTCAACCTGCGTTTCCCCAGCGGCAGCGCCTTGCCATGGGGCAACCGCGACTATGACGTCAACCTGGTGTTCGCCGACAAGGCCTGGGACGGCAATGGCCAGCTGTGGTTCAACCCCTTCAACACCGACGGCTTCCTCGGTGACCAGGTGCTGGTCAACTGGCAGTGGAAACCGACCCTGGATGTGCGCGCCCGCAGCTATCGCTTCCGGATGCTCAACGGCTCGGTTTCGCGCTACTTCAAACTGGCGCTGGTGCGTGAAATCAAGGGCACCAGTGGCGAGTTCCAGGGGCCCAAGGGCTCGGGTGTGTCCTATGCCCGCGTGCCTTTCCACATGATTGCCAACGACGGCAACATCATGGAACACAGCGTGCCGTTCGACGGCACCATGGACCTCGACGCCGACGGCGATAAACAGAACCACAACGCAATCCTGCCGACCCAGGGCATTGCCGAGCGTTTCGACATCATCGTCAACTTCGCGAAAAACGGCATCAAGCCCGGGGACAAACTGTTCTTCGTCAACCTGCTGGTGCATGACGATGGCAAGGGGCCGAAGGAGCCGGTGTCGCTGGCGGACGCGCTTTCGGAAAATTACAAGGCAGTGATCAAGCAAACCAGCAAAGGACCGATGTGGGACAAGGGTGACCCGGCAGTGGGCAAGGTGTTGCAACTCAACGTCAAACCCTACACCGGTCAGGACCTGGCCATGGACCCTGCCGCCTACGAGCCGGCCAAGCCGGGCAAGGCTGAAGGCCTGGTGATGATCCCGCTGAAAATCCATCGCGACAACGCGGCCGACAAGGCGCTGCTGGCCAAGGCCCGCCATCGCACCTTCACCTTCGGCCGCTCCGATGGCACCGATGAAGCACCCTGGACCGTCAAGACCGATGGCGGCTTCGGTTTCCACATGGACCCTCGGCGCCTGAACTCCTCGACCCAGTTGGCCAGCGGGCCGACCGATGCCGGGGGCGCGGGCTACGGCACCCTGGAAGTGTGGAACATCAAGGCCGGCGGTACGGGCTGGAGCCACCCGGTTCACGTGCACTTCGAGGAGGGGATCATCCTCAGTCGCGGCGGCAAGGCCCCACCGGAATGGGAAAAATGGGCTCGCAAGGACGTGTACCGCATCGGCTCGGAAAAGGACGGCCTGGACAGCGTCGAGATGGCGATCAACTTCCGTGAATTCGCCGGGACCTACATGGAGCACTGTCACAACACCCAGCACGAGGACAACTCCATGCTGCTGCGTTGGGACATCGAGAAGCCCGGGCAATTCCAGTTGATGCCGACCCCGTTGCCAAGCTGGGATGGCGTGCGCTACGTGAACTCCGCCGCGTTGCCAACCTTCCGTACTGGCGACGGCTTCGGTCCGAAAGTGACGGTCAAACAATGA